The genomic DNA GACTTACGTTCTTTTTATTATTGTTATCTATCGGCATTTTATAGAGAGTTGCTCTATCATTTTCGCTGCACGATTTTTAATGATAGACATTGCCGTAATCAAATATTTTTCAACGTATTCTATGTAATACAGTTTTTCAAAATCTGTCCATTCCTGTTTTTTCCTTAAACAATACACATACGGCGAAAAAATATCTTGTGGCCTATCATCGGCAAAATAATCTTCTAACCAACATAACTCACTAAGATACTTTAACCCGCCGTTTGTTTGCAGCCAAGAAAAGAAAAATTCGTTTCGGTCGATTAACGCAATCAAATGTTTATCGCCATTGGTAGAAGTCAAGCAGGTACCTAAGCGGCTCAAAAATAAATCAAAATAATCCTTATAAGCTATTCCTCGATAAGTATTCAGCGTATAAGCCCGCTTTTTATCCGTTTCAGCAATATTGGGCAAAAGAATAAAGTTTCCTATTGAGTGATAGGCGGCATGAAATTTATTTGCCAATACACGTAAACTTTCAGAAGCATTGCTTCTTTCTATTCCAACACAGGAGTGTTGCTCTGGAAAATAAGAACCAAAAACCGTATTAAATGTATTTAACGTATCACCTCGATACTTTTGTCCTGTACCAATGTCGGACACAGTCAAATCAGGAAATATCTCACCCCATAGTATAAAACATATTGCTCGTGTTAAGTTTGTATCATCACAATCAAAACCGCGACTATTACAACCAAATCGTTTGTCTTGGCGTAGAGAAGCAAAGTCAAAGTCATAAAAGGCATAAATATTGCCTTTTAGATATTCGTCTATAAAATCATTGATAAAATTTTTACAAAGAATAACGCCATCCGATTGTTTCATATCGCCTCACAAATATCGCCAATTCACGTCCTGTTTGTTTAATAAATATCATTTGCTATTATTCCTCGTCTTCTATTATATATTTGGTATATGCCAAAATAATATCATTAAATAATGCAATTTTTTCTTCAATACTTATGGCTTCATTTTTGAAATATTCAATAATTCTTGTATTTAATTCAAAGTCAGGATCTGTTGCGCTTACTCCAAAATATCCAAAATCGACACCATAATATTGAGCAAACAATTGTAAATCTGGCATACTCGGAACCCTGCGTCCAACTTCATAATTTGATATTGTTGCTCGCACTAATCCTAAGTCTTCCGCAACCTTTTCTTGTGTATAATGCTTATTTTTACGCAATAACTTTAATTTTTCACCGATACTTCCGCGAGGTCTATTTCCACCATAGCAAATTCCTCCGCCCCTATGGTTATAGCCTTTCTCTTGATTTTGAGTATCATATGTTTTAACAAAAACTTTCTCTGCTTCTTTAGCTTCTTCTAATGTAAGATTTGTAGAAACTATTTCATGTTTGAAACCTTCTTCCCATCCATATTTACGAATATCTGTATATAATTCAAAATTAGTTCTATATCCATCACCACCCTTCCAGCGCAATTGAGGATCTTTATCTGTGATACCTATATATCGTTTATTGTTTGCGATACAAGTCAATATATATAACGTATAAAGTGTTTCAGTTTTATTATTCGTGTCAGTTGCCATCATTTTTCTCCGAGTATGTTTTTTTGTTATTATACTACAATACGATAATTTTTCCAAATATTTCAGAGGGAAAACAACCTTTTGGCACCGTGGCGTGTGCTTGGCATAGACAAGTATTTGCGCCAAAAAAGTATAATCCGAACTTTTTACTCATCAAAAGTGATTGGTTCGGATTTACTTATTATTTAGAGAATTTGCGCAAATATAAAGGACATTCTATTTTAATCAATGCAAATATCAACCTGTTTTCAGTTGTCTTGTAGAAATATCTGGATTTTATATCTCCATTGAAGTATCCCTGTGCAGGCGGTTGTGATGATTATACGATTAAAGTTACGATCAAAAAAGGAGAAAGCAATTTAGTAAACAAAGACGGCGGCGATAAAACGTTGACCGTGAATTGCAACAACGGTAACGTTGACATCGATTTTATGAAGTAAAGCAACAGGGCTTGCGGTGCGCAAAAAGCGGTCAAAATCAATCGATTTTGACCGCTTTTACTTTAAATATCTTTTTTGCCGAGCACGCTGAAACGGTTGAGCCATACGAGATTTTTTTCAATGAACGAATATACGGCGCCGCAGTCCTCGCACTGATAAAAATATTTTTTATTTTCGACCATGGGACTCCCGCAGACAAGGCACATCCTGTCGTAGATCCCGGGTTCCGTTTCAAAAGTGAATACCGTACAGCGCACGATGGATTCAAGGTCTTTGAGGGAATTTTTATTGCCAGGCACCACGCAGGCGGCGCAATCGCTGTAATCGGTGCGATACAGACTGACGGTAAAGTGTTCCTCCTCAGAGGGCGGCTGAGAAACGTCGGTATGAAAATTTATCGCCGTAGTCTGCTGCGTTCTGGTCTTTTTACATTGCACGACGATCTCCGCCTTTTTTACGGAAGCGGAAACGATCACTTTGAAAAGATCGTTTTCCAACTCGTAACCTTGCAGCGAAAAATCCTCGTCTATGCGTCCGATACCGACGTCATTTACGATCTGAAAACCGAAACGTACATAAATGCCGATCATTGCGAGCGATATGAACGCCGCATAGACCGATTTGATCTGATCTTCGGAAAGCAGACTGCCCGCGCCGCATTCGTCCAAAAAACGCCAAAGACAAAAACAGGCGTTGTAATTTTTATTATGCACGAAAAGATTCGTCGCCTCGGGCTGTCCCGCAAACGCGGGACAGCCCGACATGATCTTATAAAAAGCGCTGCTGCGCAGTTGGGAAAATTTCGCACGAAGATAGTAAAGTTTTTTGTAATCCTCGAAAGAACGGCCGTCGCTCGTTGTAAAAAGGTCTTTATCCATCAGTTTCACGAGGTCGATCTTACTCAACGCGGCGCTTTGGAAATACGACTGATAGAGATTTTTCACCCCGCTTTTCGCACGTTCCATCGGCGCGTCGAGAAAACGCACCACGCGGTCGATCAGCGATTTTACCATTCTGTTTTCATAAATGTCGTATTCGTCCTCGTTGGTCTTGGCGTAAACGAATTCGGGGCGGAGCCTGCCGTCCTTTTTTTTCCATAGTTTAGGATCCTTCACCGTAGAGCGTATCCCGTGCGGAGTGAGCCCCGCCGCCAACTCGGTGCGGACCTGTTTATATTCGCTTTTCAGCACCACATAGGGGGAGGAAACGATCTCGCAGATATTCGGCAGACATTTCCCCACCCTGTCGGCGAGCATATCCGCGTCGACGTCGTCCGCATCGGGCATATAAAAGGCAAAACGCCCCTCTTTTTCCAGCCGCAAAAGTTCGCTCACCGTCCTCTTGCCGCCGTTTTCGAATTGTTTATTGAACTTTTCAAGCGCAACGAAAGACATCAGATCAATTTCCTTTTAAGACGTGCGATCGTTTCGAGCGTGGAAGAAAATTCCGTTTTGCCGTATTCGTCGAGCACGAGTTTTTCCAGTTTGACGAGATTTGCCTTGATACCGTCGTCGAATTTGCCTTCGAGTTTTCTCAAAACTTTGCGCGAAAACATCAGATCGAGCGCCTTGGCCGACGTGCCTCCGCACGCAACGTACACGGGTACGAACCGGACGATCTGGTTCAGTATACGGTTGCCGAAATTGATGTCGAAAGCATCCAGCACGAAATCGGTGAGGACGGAAAACTTTTCATATTCCGCGCGCTTTAAATTATAGGCGGGGTCGGCGAACGCCTCCGCGAACAGCGCTTGCAATTTATCCGCGCCGAGGTGGATCTGCGGCACGCGGCGTTTTAAAACGTTCGCTTCCTTTCTCTGCGAAAAGTCGATGACGATCGCGCGGTCGTATACCTTATCGGTCACGGTAAAGGTGGAATCGTCCTTGTTCGCCGTACCCACGAACCACACGTTTTGCGGAATGGCGACCGAACAGCCGTCCACCAGTTTTTTGGGCAGCGCGCCGCCCGTGGAAACAGGCATAAGTTCTATCTTCCATTGACTTTCATCGAGTTCCAGCACGGACAGGAAATCCGCAAAATAATATTCTATGCGCGAAAGGTTCATCTCGTCGAGCACCATGAGATGGATCTCGTCCGTTTGGTAATTCGCCTCGTACAGCGCGCGGAGAAAGGGCGTTTCTTTAAACTTTCCCACGAAGTCGTTATAATACCCGAACACGTCGCTGCGGTCTTTCCATGAGGCCTGCACGGACGTAAAGCAGACGTTGGCGCCGCAGTATTCCGCAAAATATTTGGGCAGCGAAGTCTTGCCCGTACCCGAAAGCCCTTCTAAAATCATAAAGCGCGAACACGCCAGTCCGCCGACAAAAGCGCGCAGCGTTTCCATGGTATAAAACATTCCCTTGCTTTCGAGATAGGCGTTGAAACCCGAACAGAGTTCGTGCAGTTTCACCTCCGCCGAGGGCGCGGGAGCATACGGTTCGAGCAAAAATCTTTTGTCGATGGAGACGAGGTCGGGGAACACCGCCGTTTCGGGGTCGAGTTTTCCGGCTTCCCTTTTATCCTCTTTGCTCGCCTGTTTTTTAGGGTTTTCCGCCTTTTCCTTTTTGACGATCTTCACCGTCGTCGTCTGCACGACGTGCTTTTTCGTAGCCGTGATATAGGCGTAATCAAAGAGGTAACAAAGCCCCGTGCCGCCGAGCAGAACGAGCAGCGACAGAAGGACGTTTTTCCCCTCTATCGTGAAAAAGGGTACCCCGCGGAGCGACGCGTACAGTACGATCAGCAACGCCAAACCCGCCGCCGCGGGTATAAACGTGAAAAGCCAGTCTTTTTTCCGCATATCGGTATTTTCGCCGATTTCGTCCGAACGGAAATTCAGGACGAGGACGGCCGCCGCCCATTGCACCGCAGTCAGCACGGCGAGAAGCAGTATGAGATACCAGGTAGCGCGCTGCACTTCGAGCACCTCGAAAACGCTCAGTAAAAAGAGCACAAAACATGAAATAGCGATGAATATCATCGATTTAAGACCCTGTTCACAGGTCGTTTTGGAGATTTTTTTCATAATCGATCCTCCTTGCTGCATTTATTTATTCGGCGATATTTGCGATCAATCGTCGTATAATCCCATAAGTTCGGCGATATCCGTAACGCCTTTGAGTACGAGTTTTTTACAACTGTCCCAAAGCCCGACCATGCCCTCTTCTTCGGAGATCTTCCTCAGTTGTTCGAGCGGCTTGCCCGCAGTCACGGCAGATCTGAGCCGTTCGCTCATATACATGATCTCGTGCACGGCGACGCGCCCTTTATAGCCCGTGCCCGCGCAGAACTGGCATCCCTGCGGGCGGAAGACGGAAACGGGCTCCTCTATCCCTAAAATCTTCATTTCGGTCTCGTTGGTCTTGCCTCGCTTTTTGCAGGCGGGGCAAAGCCTTTTCACAAGCCGCTGCGCGATGACGCCCACCAGCGCGTCCGCCACGAGGTAATCGGTCACTTTCATATCTTCCAGGCGGATGATGGCGCCGGGCGCGTCGTTGGTGTGCAACGTGGAAAAGACCAGATGCCCCGTGATCGCGGCGCGGACGGCGATCTCCGCCGTGTCCTCGTCGCGGATCTCCCCGACCATGATGATATCGGGATCCTGTCGGAGAATACTGCGCAGCGTGGAGGCGAAAGTTAAATTCGCCTTGGCGTTGACCTGCACCTGGTTCACCCCGTGCATGGTATATTCCACGGGATCTTCTATGGTGATGACGTTGACCGTCGGTTTATTTATCTCTTTTAAAAACGAATACAGCGTCGTCGATTTTCCGCATCCCGTCGGCCCCGTCAGCAGGACGATGCCGTAGGAATGCGCCAGAATTTTATCGATGACGACGTTTTCCTCGTTCGTGAATCCGAGTTCGGTGCGCGTGAAGTTGAACGACGTTTTGTCGAGAATACGGATAACGAACTTTTCGCCGTAGACGGTGGGCAGCGTGGATACGCGGAAGTCGTATTCCGTGCCGTTGATACTCATGCCGATACGGCCGTCCTGCGGGATACGCCTCTCCGCGATATTGATGCCCGACATGATCTTGAGCCGCGCGCAGATGGCCGAATACGATTCTATCGGGAACTCCACGCGGAGTTGCAGATCGCCGTCGATACGGTAGCGCACTTTGACCGTGCGCTCGAAAGGCTCTATATGGATATCCGACGCCTTGAAGGGAATGGCTTCCCGTATGATCGAATCGACCAACCGCACGGACGGATTGTTGATGACGTCGTCCACGCTGTCCACTACGGTTATACCGCCGGTCATCACGCGGTCGATCACGTCGCGGTCGCCCGCGTCCTGCAAATCTCCCAGCGCTTTCGTGGTGGAGATGACCGCCACGATAGAGTCGATATAGATATCTATCTGCGTGGGCGGCACGAGGATAAAATCCATGTCACAGGTGAACTCCACCGCGATGACAGATTGCGCGTGCGTGTCGAGCGGACGGCCGACCGCCAGGAGCAACACGCCGTTGCGGTTGAGCGACACGGGCAGAAATTTATGTTTTTTCATGAAAGAATACTCGAATTTTTCGATGAGCGATTTATCGATGTCGAGCATATCCACTTCCGTATAGGGCAGGCAGTAGAATTCCCCCAGTACGGGCAGCGCCTCTACCTCGGTGCAATAGGCCTTTGCCTGCATATAACTTTCGATCGGCACGCCTAAACGGGTGCATTCGTCGTAAATGGACTTGATCTGCTTGCGCTTGATGATCTTTTTGTAGGCGTAATACTGTAAAAGTTCATAATTGATGTCCATAAATCACACTCCGAAACCCTGCATGACTTGTAGCAAAGGCGAATAGATGGCATAAAACAGCACGCCGACCGCGCCGCCTATGATGACGAGGATGATCGGCTGCAATACGGTCATGATGGAGGAAAGCGCCGTTTCCGCCTGGTTGTCAAAGAACGGACAGGAACGGATCAGCACCTCGGCAAGCGAGCCTGTGCGCTCGCCTACGGCGATCATCTGTATGATAAGGGGCGGGAATAATTTGTAGGAATCGAGTGCCACCGTCAGGCTCATGCCCTGGCGCACGTCCTCTATCGCCGCTTTGAACCGCTTTTCGACGTATCTGTTCCCGAGAACGATCTGAACCGTTTCCATCGATTCCACAACGTCCATGCCTCCGTCGATGAGCAGACCGAACGCGCGCGCGAAACGCGCGGTGACGAGGTCGGTCGTGATCTTGCCGATGACGGGCGCTTTCAGTTTGAACGTATCGAAAACGTCTTTGCCTTTTTTCGTGCGCAGCAGCAAAAATATGGTCAGCACGGCGCCCAATACGATCAACACGATCTTTTTCCAGTTCTCCTGAAACGCGACGCTCATATTATACAGCGCCATCGTGAGCGCGGGCATCTCTATATCCAGCGAGGAAAGCGCGTCCATAAAAGTCGGTATGATGAATGCGACCATGAGCACGATGATGCCGACCGCCATAAAAATGAGTATGATCGGATAGATCATGGCGCTTTTCGTCTTTTTTTTGATGCGGGCGTCCGTTTCGAAATAGTCCGCAAGCGTGACGAGTATTTTATCGAGCGCGCCCGATATTTCGCCCACATAGATCATGGACCGCAGAAACTGCGGAAATATCTTTTTGTGTTTTTCGAGCGACTGCGACAAGAGCAAGCCGCTCTTTACGTCCTCGAATACGAATTCCAGCGTTTTTTTCAACAGCCCCGAATAGGACTGCGCCTTCAATATCCCCAGCGCATCCACGATGGGAATGCCCGTCGTCACCATAATGGCGAACTGACGGCAAAACGTGGCAAGTTCGTTCGCGCTGACCTTACCGCTCGCGGAAAAAAAGGTGCTTGCGGTCGTTTTTTTGATCGGGGACGCCTTGACGAGATACAGGCTCTGCTCCGCAAGACGGCGGGCGAGTTGCTGTTCGTCCTCTGCGAGGAACACTCCCGTAAATTTTTTCTTATCCAGATTGATCGCCGTATATTTATACTTTTTCAAGAATGACCTTCCTTTACAAAAAGAGTGACAAATACAGGTTCAGGACAGCGTCGCCCGCAAACAGAGCGAACGCAACGCCCGCGACGAGATAAGGCGCGAACGCGAATTCCTCCGCGCCGTCATAGAGAGAACACGCCCTGCGGAAAACGAACTTTTTCGCCCCGATCGCGACAAGCGCGCAAAGCACGCCGAAACCGATGGCAACGAAAGAATTTTTCCATCCGAGCAGCAGCCCCGCGCCCGCCATCAACTTGACGTCTCCGAATCCCAGCCCTTCGCGCCCGAACATAGGGAAAGAGATCAGATAAAAAAACAGAAAAAATCCTCCGCTCACCGCCGCGCCGATCAGTTTATCCCGCCAGTCCGTTACGGGGTCGGCAAAGAGCGCCGCAAGGGCGCACAGCGCGAGCGCGACTTGCAGGCTGTCGGGAATGAACATATTTTCCCCGTCGCAACACGCCGCCGAAAGCAATACGGAGAGCGCCAGCGCGCACGACGCCGTATACGCGACGCCCCGCGGATAAAACACCAGCGCGGCGGCGCACCACAGCGCGCAGTTCGCCGTTTCCACCAGAATATAGCGGGGAGATACGGCCGCGCCGCAGTATCGGCACTTTCCTCTCAGAAAGAGATAGGAAAATACGGGAATATTGTCGTACCAGGCGAGTTTATGTCCGCAAGACGTGCAATGCGAGGCGGGTTTTGCCAGATTCATGCCCCGCGGCAGGCGGTAGACGACCACGTTCAGAAAACTTCCGATCATCAGACCGAGCACCGCAAAAAGGACAAACGTCACCCAGAAATAAAACCTTTCCATATCACAGCACGCCGTAGCGGTAGACGACCACTTTGAGCGCGCCGTCTACACGCGCCAACTCCACCACCAGTTCTATCTTTTTCAGCGACTTTACGATCAGCGAGTCGCCGCTGACGATCCATTGAAAATTTTCTTCGTTATCGGAAAACGCGTCGAGATCGGGCGTTTCGCCCGCGAGGCGGGCGTCGATAAAACTCTGCCCGATGTCGTCGAGCAGCGCTTTGCGCTCAATATATTCGCGGTACGCGCCCGCCCTCTCGGACGTGAGCGAAACCGTTGTGAGCACGAGCACGATGAACGCCGCCACGAGCGCCATCATCACGAGCACGTATTCTATCGTCAGTCCCCTTTTGCCGCCTATCATTTCAATATTGCTCCGTATAAAGATACGCCGCCTTTTCGGAACCGGCGAGATAACCCTCGATCGTGACGTAATACACGTTCGAGCGCAGATTTATCCTGCACAGCACGCGCGAGAGAGCGGCGAACGCCTCGTATTCGAAGGCGTACGTGGCGCCCGCGCGGTCCGCGCCGTAATAATAGGCGCTGAGGCCGTTTTTCGGCGTGCCGTCGTCGCGGAACCCCGTATTCGCCGCGGGCGCAGAGATCTTCCATTCGCCCCCGAGAAGCGTTTCGTTCGCGAACGGCTCCGAAATATCCGCGCCGAAAGAAAAGGACACCGCATCGTTGAAGCCTTCCAAAAACGCGTCCTTTTCTTCCTCGTTTTCCCCTTTGCCGAACTGTCTTAAAGTATGTTCGAAACACTTGCGGAAAGTTTCCGCCGAAGAAAAGATCTGCATATTCGTATCCGAATTATTTTCGGCATTTATGCCCACGTAGCACACCATAAACGCCGTGACGGACACCAGCACGATGAGCGCCATCGACACGATGACCTCCGTGAGAGAATACCCTTTTTTCCGACGCATATCCATTAAAAATTCTGCCTCTTGTTATATATGCCAGTATAGAGCGCGCCCACGAGATCGAGGTTGCCGCCGACGTTTTCGTTGCCGAGATCGCCGAGGTACTCGAACGGAAGTTCGCTCTTTTCCTCCTCCGCGTTCGCCCTGTCGATCAGAAAAGCATACTCTGCGGGAAGATTGACCGCCACGCACTCCATTTTCGGCAGATATTCCTGCCGCTTTAACTGCGCGTTATACAAAAGCGCCCATTTGATAAACATACGGAAATTTTCGTACATGATCCCCTCGGGTTCTTCGGGTACGGGGCGCAGCATGAATTTCGGCAGACGCTTGGGCATTTTGCGCGCGAACACCTTTTTCTTCCGCGCTTCGAGCATTTCTTTCATCAG from Candidatus Borkfalkia ceftriaxoniphila includes the following:
- a CDS encoding GspE/PulE family protein is translated as MDINYELLQYYAYKKIIKRKQIKSIYDECTRLGVPIESYMQAKAYCTEVEALPVLGEFYCLPYTEVDMLDIDKSLIEKFEYSFMKKHKFLPVSLNRNGVLLLAVGRPLDTHAQSVIAVEFTCDMDFILVPPTQIDIYIDSIVAVISTTKALGDLQDAGDRDVIDRVMTGGITVVDSVDDVINNPSVRLVDSIIREAIPFKASDIHIEPFERTVKVRYRIDGDLQLRVEFPIESYSAICARLKIMSGINIAERRIPQDGRIGMSINGTEYDFRVSTLPTVYGEKFVIRILDKTSFNFTRTELGFTNEENVVIDKILAHSYGIVLLTGPTGCGKSTTLYSFLKEINKPTVNVITIEDPVEYTMHGVNQVQVNAKANLTFASTLRSILRQDPDIIMVGEIRDEDTAEIAVRAAITGHLVFSTLHTNDAPGAIIRLEDMKVTDYLVADALVGVIAQRLVKRLCPACKKRGKTNETEMKILGIEEPVSVFRPQGCQFCAGTGYKGRVAVHEIMYMSERLRSAVTAGKPLEQLRKISEEEGMVGLWDSCKKLVLKGVTDIAELMGLYDD
- a CDS encoding type II secretion system F family protein produces the protein MKKYKYTAINLDKKKFTGVFLAEDEQQLARRLAEQSLYLVKASPIKKTTASTFFSASGKVSANELATFCRQFAIMVTTGIPIVDALGILKAQSYSGLLKKTLEFVFEDVKSGLLLSQSLEKHKKIFPQFLRSMIYVGEISGALDKILVTLADYFETDARIKKKTKSAMIYPIILIFMAVGIIVLMVAFIIPTFMDALSSLDIEMPALTMALYNMSVAFQENWKKIVLIVLGAVLTIFLLLRTKKGKDVFDTFKLKAPVIGKITTDLVTARFARAFGLLIDGGMDVVESMETVQIVLGNRYVEKRFKAAIEDVRQGMSLTVALDSYKLFPPLIIQMIAVGERTGSLAEVLIRSCPFFDNQAETALSSIMTVLQPIILVIIGGAVGVLFYAIYSPLLQVMQGFGV
- a CDS encoding prepilin-type N-terminal cleavage/methylation domain-containing protein — encoded protein: MDMRRKKGYSLTEVIVSMALIVLVSVTAFMVCYVGINAENNSDTNMQIFSSAETFRKCFEHTLRQFGKGENEEEKDAFLEGFNDAVSFSFGADISEPFANETLLGGEWKISAPAANTGFRDDGTPKNGLSAYYYGADRAGATYAFEYEAFAALSRVLCRINLRSNVYYVTIEGYLAGSEKAAYLYTEQY
- a CDS encoding helix-turn-helix domain-containing protein: MMATDTNNKTETLYTLYILTCIANNKRYIGITDKDPQLRWKGGDGYRTNFELYTDIRKYGWEEGFKHEIVSTNLTLEEAKEAEKVFVKTYDTQNQEKGYNHRGGGICYGGNRPRGSIGEKLKLLRKNKHYTQEKVAEDLGLVRATISNYEVGRRVPSMPDLQLFAQYYGVDFGYFGVSATDPDFELNTRIIEYFKNEAISIEEKIALFNDIILAYTKYIIEDEE
- a CDS encoding McrB family protein, producing MKKISKTTCEQGLKSMIFIAISCFVLFLLSVFEVLEVQRATWYLILLLAVLTAVQWAAAVLVLNFRSDEIGENTDMRKKDWLFTFIPAAAGLALLIVLYASLRGVPFFTIEGKNVLLSLLVLLGGTGLCYLFDYAYITATKKHVVQTTTVKIVKKEKAENPKKQASKEDKREAGKLDPETAVFPDLVSIDKRFLLEPYAPAPSAEVKLHELCSGFNAYLESKGMFYTMETLRAFVGGLACSRFMILEGLSGTGKTSLPKYFAEYCGANVCFTSVQASWKDRSDVFGYYNDFVGKFKETPFLRALYEANYQTDEIHLMVLDEMNLSRIEYYFADFLSVLELDESQWKIELMPVSTGGALPKKLVDGCSVAIPQNVWFVGTANKDDSTFTVTDKVYDRAIVIDFSQRKEANVLKRRVPQIHLGADKLQALFAEAFADPAYNLKRAEYEKFSVLTDFVLDAFDINFGNRILNQIVRFVPVYVACGGTSAKALDLMFSRKVLRKLEGKFDDGIKANLVKLEKLVLDEYGKTEFSSTLETIARLKRKLI
- a CDS encoding prepilin peptidase; the encoded protein is MERFYFWVTFVLFAVLGLMIGSFLNVVVYRLPRGMNLAKPASHCTSCGHKLAWYDNIPVFSYLFLRGKCRYCGAAVSPRYILVETANCALWCAAALVFYPRGVAYTASCALALSVLLSAACCDGENMFIPDSLQVALALCALAALFADPVTDWRDKLIGAAVSGGFFLFFYLISFPMFGREGLGFGDVKLMAGAGLLLGWKNSFVAIGFGVLCALVAIGAKKFVFRRACSLYDGAEEFAFAPYLVAGVAFALFAGDAVLNLYLSLFL
- a CDS encoding DUF2357 domain-containing protein gives rise to the protein MSFVALEKFNKQFENGGKRTVSELLRLEKEGRFAFYMPDADDVDADMLADRVGKCLPNICEIVSSPYVVLKSEYKQVRTELAAGLTPHGIRSTVKDPKLWKKKDGRLRPEFVYAKTNEDEYDIYENRMVKSLIDRVVRFLDAPMERAKSGVKNLYQSYFQSAALSKIDLVKLMDKDLFTTSDGRSFEDYKKLYYLRAKFSQLRSSAFYKIMSGCPAFAGQPEATNLFVHNKNYNACFCLWRFLDECGAGSLLSEDQIKSVYAAFISLAMIGIYVRFGFQIVNDVGIGRIDEDFSLQGYELENDLFKVIVSASVKKAEIVVQCKKTRTQQTTAINFHTDVSQPPSEEEHFTVSLYRTDYSDCAACVVPGNKNSLKDLESIVRCTVFTFETEPGIYDRMCLVCGSPMVENKKYFYQCEDCGAVYSFIEKNLVWLNRFSVLGKKDI